A genomic region of Denticeps clupeoides chromosome 17, fDenClu1.1, whole genome shotgun sequence contains the following coding sequences:
- the LOC114767018 gene encoding ras-related protein Rab-8B — protein sequence MAKTYDYLFKLLLIGDSGVGKTCLLFRFSEDAFNTTFISTIGIDFKIRTIELNGKKIKLQIWDTAGQERFRTITTAYYRGAMGIMLVYDITSEKSFENIKNWIRNIEEHASSDVERMILGNKCDMNDKRQVSKERGEKLAIDYGIKFLETSAKSSLNVEGAFFTLAQDIMARLNRKMNDGSQAESGGPVKITESRPKKHSFFRCTLL from the exons ATGGCGAAGACGTACGACTATCTCTTCAAGCTGTTGCTGATAGGGGACAGCGGAGTCGGAAAGACATGTCTGCTGTTCAGGTTCAGCGAAGACGCCTTTAATACCACCTTCATATCCACAATCG GAATTGACTTCAAAATTAGAACAATAGAACTCAATGGgaagaaaataaaactgcagatATG gGACACGGCAGGACAGGAGAGATTTAGGACAATTACCACTGCATACTACAGAGGAGCCATG GGCATAATGCTGGTGTATGACATCACCAGTGAGAAGTCCTTCGAAAACATCAAGAACTGGATTCGCAATATTGAGGAG CACGCGTCATCAGATGTGGAACGGATGATCCTTGGCAACAAGTGTGACATGAATGACAAGAGACAGGTGTCCAAAGAGCGAGGAGAGAAA TTAGCTATAGACTATGGAATCAAGTTCTTGGAAACAAGTGCAAAGTCCAGCTTAAATGTTGAAGGG GCTTTCTTTACTCTGGCTCAAGACATCATGGCAAGACTTAACAGAAAAATG AATGATGGCAGCCAGGCAGAAAGTGGTGGGCCGGTGAAGATCACAGAGAGCCGCCCCAAGAAGCACAGCTTCTTCAGATGCACGCTGCTGTGA